Genomic segment of Chelmon rostratus isolate fCheRos1 chromosome 2, fCheRos1.pri, whole genome shotgun sequence:
CTGTAGTAAAATTAAGACATTTCAGAGATATTGATCATTAAGTCACACTCTGTCGCCtaacatttctatttttatttgtaaaactCTGTTTCAGCAGACGAGTCATTCAGGTTGTTACCTGTGTAATTAAACAGTGTGTACTGAACAACCCGTTCTTATTTGTCATCAGAGACCCACGTGTGCCCATAAAAATAAAGCATCAATTAACCTttcgtctctctgtctcatctaTGACCAattctatttaaacaaaaaaaaaataaaaatcaggtCAAATGGGGGAAAGGACAGGGGTACGCTACCACCCCTTTAATTAGGTTATACATTGAGAAGGGTTTGTAGGCTTTAATGTTGTGATATAACTctaccaaaaaaaaatccttgtgTCCACAATCCTTGCTATCCTGAAGTCTACTTTGGCTTTTTGGCCTCTAGCCTAACAACCACAATTCCAGGAATAAGTGTTGTTTTATTCAAGGAGCGAACACAAAATGGAACAAACAAGATTGTACAACTTCCTGTCAAATTTTCAAGAACTAGGTCACAGCAAAGCACATACTGCTCTGCATTCCACTTTATAGCCTTTATACAGCACAGATACACGACCACAAACAAGGTGCTCTGAAACTACTGGAAACAAGGCTTTCATCAGGAACCTGGAAAAGGTGGAATGTATGCATTTAACACATCCCTCTTGTCAAAGCTGATATACAAAAGACACATCTACCAATGTACCATTAATGTAATCCTCAGATGGCACACTCTAACCACCTGTAAATGTCCCAAGTAGCCAAGGCTAATCATtctcaaaataaaaagcactcAAGCCAAATGTGTGTGTCGAACATGGTGGTGTCAAAGCAAGCTAATGGACTAGTCTCACAGCCACTTCCTTTCTTCACATCAAAATAAGATTTGCTCATGGCAAACTGCACACATCACTGTACTATAGACAAAACGGTCTTCCCCTTTACACCTTCATGTGCTCTTCACTCAGCACTTCCGTGCATTAATTCAATGAAGCATAGCTGCAGAATAAAAAACCTCCGCTGTATCAAACCAAACTATATTGGACCAAATGGCCAAACAACATCCAGACAACTTAGAACAAGGAAAGGGATGTCAAATAATGGCAACACAGCAAAAACTAcaacataaaaccacaaatgctTAGGAATTAATGCCTTTGATTAACAATGACATGCAGTATCTCTATCAGACAAGagacatttttttcagctttttttcattcttttttctttttttaatttttattcagTTGAAGTTCGGGATCACGTCCTTCAGGTTGTTTAAAATGAGACAGCCCTCTCCATATTCTGATTTCTCTACATGGAGGATTAacaaatctaaaacaaaaagccgcatgaaatgtttgtgtcaCAAACCAGCTCCAAAACTTTGTGCTCCGTTTCTTGCTAGTTTTTCTCCAACATCTCTGAAGATTATATGCCATAGAGCTGAGTGGTGTTGTTTCGAATGGTGGTGAGAACTGTGTCCATGTCTTCCCCCTTCAGCAGACTCAGCTCCTGCAGTGTATGGATGCCCATTCCAGGATGTGAAAACCGGCAGACATCTTTATTCACCTGTTAAGAGTGAGACACACTTATCATTTGTACTGAGTCAAAATTTATTCCTGTTTGTTCAAGTGTACCAGGGCTGTCAACAGTACAATACTGGTGGAGAGCACCTCAATCTGACAAAAAAGGGGTTCGCACACAGGTTTGACAAATACACAGTAAGTTTCTGAAAATCCCTATGAATAGTTACAGACCTTAGTGGCCAATAGTTGATATGAGCTATGAGCTATGAGCTGACATCAGCGTCAGGATCATTGTCACAATCCCAAAGTGACTTCACCAGCTGTAATTACGAGATACATTTATGTGTAGTAATTTGCAGTTATTAGTAATAgtaaaagctggaaaaaagCCTCCCAATCATTACTGACATGAGAGCAGAGTTTGGGTTTTCCTGGTTCTAGCTGGATTTTAACCTACCTGTCTGGGCAGGAAATATGGTGCGTCTGTCTCCAACACAATGCGGTTCAGGGGGATCTGGCGGACAGCATCCCGGGCCTCAGTGGCCCTCAAATAGGTGATCAGGGCTGTGAAGCCCACGTACATGTTGGGGAACTCTGTCAGGAACGGCTCAATCACTGGATAACTGTTTGTGAAACAGTGCCTGGAAACCACAAAcgaaagcaagaaaaaaaaaattcacagaCTAAATTTATAATTTGATGGTCCTGAAAgtcatctgctgatgaaaatgacaaaaatgatttCTGATGAACGGTTGTAGTCGGCACTAACTggggtgaaaatgaaaactatgAGCGATACGTACTGAATGTAAATTTGGTAAATGGATTTTGCAGACAAATGCCCACCATACATAgcatcagaaatgtgtttttttcatttaagcTGGACAGAATAGtaactttttaaacatttttcataaagaagaaagaaatacaaaaaaatgtgacatgaaatgaaaacaatcagtCACATTCCTCCACACTCACCTGTGAATTTTGTGTTCTCTAGGAATACACTTCTTCATGATTGGCAGCAGGTCATCATCTGCATCCCTACAGTGAATCACCAGAGGCTTCTGCATGGCCACAGCTAAACGCAGCTGACGCTCAAACACCttcacagagaagcagagaaacaaTACATGGACCTTAgttattattttacaatttcATCATTCTATCCCACACAATACAGTCCTGACCACATCACAATGACAAAGGCCTATCGAGTTTAAGACAAATACTTAATGGACTGGACATTTGTATTCAGTTGAGACTACATCAAACTAGACCTTACCTCTTTTTGCCTCGAGGCGTCTGTGGAGTTTTTGTGGGAGTAGTCCAGGCCCATCTCACCAAATGCCACAGCTTTTGGATGCCGCATGGCCATCAGTATACTTTGCTCATGGACACTTGAGTAGTTTTTGGCAAAGTGGGGGTGGCAGCCAAATGCCCCCCATACCATGTCCTCATCCAGCAAACCTTCCCACAGGGCCTCCTTCACCATGATCCCTGGGTTGCAGAAGTTGGTAATACAGCCTCTGAACTGTGGAGGAAAGCTACTTTGGTACAACCTTTGAAAGCTGCTGAATGTCCCACAGAAGCCAAGTTTTCCATAGAGCATGTCTAGATGGCAGTGTGTGTCTATGAAACCAACGCTATTGTCCAGGTAGGGGTAACTGGTCCATATAGGTTCTGCCCCCATGGATAATCGTTTATGAGTGCTCCCACGTGTAAAGGGGTACGGGGGGTAACGCATGGAAGAGCCACCATCTGAGTGTCTGCGTGTGGTTGTGGAGTTCAGGCAATGGTTCAATACTCCTGTATTTGAGAGTAGTGGGAGAGCAAACGGATCCAACAAATGGGTCTTCATGTTCTCGGCTGTTGATGCCTTTGAAGGGCCCGTGTTTGGTGGACGGGGCTTCTTTAATGAGACAAAAACTTTCCTCCGTGTTCCTCTTGACATCTCCATGTCCACAGAAGCAGCCTGGAGGGTCGTTTCATTTGTGGATAAAAAAGTTACAGAGGAAGTTGTAGCTCCCTGGGTATTCACTGAAGGACTTTGCCATTGTTGGCTTCCACTCTGATGAGCCttgaaacaagacaaagaaTCTGGGATATACTCCAGAGCAGGGAGGGACAAGTCACAGTCCTCAGCTTCTGGTATATTTCCAAATAACTTGTCTTGAGAACCTTGAGAGGTTGtctccacaaacacaaactcctgAGCAACAAACTCCTTGGGTGAATCTTCTCCTTCCATCACAACTCTCTGAAAAacatacataataaaaaaatgtctaaaCAAATCTATCTTCAGCTTTTAATTCCTCAACAGCTTGGTGACAACTCCATGGCCACAAGATTTCAAGCAgaaaattaacacattatatgcAAATTAAACATCTAAAATTATAcataagcaaacaaaacaaaaaaagattgaTTCCTTGGTGTTATTTCACTTAcccttctgtctgtttttggctCGGAGTGGTCATCTTGGGCTTCTGTGTCCTCAAACACATGAAAGGAAGACCACTGATCTTCGTGGACAGTGCTGTTGTTCTTGGATTTATTCTCGGGTTTGGTTGAGGAACAGTTAATGTTCATGACCATTCTGTCAAGGGACTTTGGGCTGGACACTTCAGTTGTCTCTGGTGATGATACATATGGCAAAGATgggctgtttgtgtgagtgttggGGGTATTACTAGTGCTGCATCTTGCTTCTGTGTTGCCGATGGCTGCAATCAACGCCATCCTGTAGATAGCCTTTGATCCCTCCTCGGgtgtcctctctttctttttcaagaTAAAAGAGTGAGACGGAGGTGGCGATACTTGTTGGCTCTCTGTGGATTCCAGCTGTTTGGGTGAGATGTCCAAATCTTTTTCCTGATAGTTATGGTGCGGAAAGgacaaataatttttttaacAAGAACTGAATATATTGC
This window contains:
- the tatdn2 gene encoding putative deoxyribonuclease TATDN2, which produces MDSSRKKITFKWRRAAVTSPAHVQRGDAGSGTPSPLNMLASEDSNASPLNDSAGPDGLGALSLDTPKRKAEVLLGSVPSFGKVRLRELSKKNNEYFMHLKEKDLDISPKQLESTESQQVSPPPSHSFILKKKERTPEEGSKAIYRMALIAAIGNTEARCSTSNTPNTHTNSPSLPYVSSPETTEVSSPKSLDRMVMNINCSSTKPENKSKNNSTVHEDQWSSFHVFEDTEAQDDHSEPKTDRRRVVMEGEDSPKEFVAQEFVFVETTSQGSQDKLFGNIPEAEDCDLSLPALEYIPDSLSCFKAHQSGSQQWQSPSVNTQGATTSSVTFLSTNETTLQAASVDMEMSRGTRRKVFVSLKKPRPPNTGPSKASTAENMKTHLLDPFALPLLSNTGVLNHCLNSTTTRRHSDGGSSMRYPPYPFTRGSTHKRLSMGAEPIWTSYPYLDNSVGFIDTHCHLDMLYGKLGFCGTFSSFQRLYQSSFPPQFRGCITNFCNPGIMVKEALWEGLLDEDMVWGAFGCHPHFAKNYSSVHEQSILMAMRHPKAVAFGEMGLDYSHKNSTDASRQKEVFERQLRLAVAMQKPLVIHCRDADDDLLPIMKKCIPREHKIHRHCFTNSYPVIEPFLTEFPNMYVGFTALITYLRATEARDAVRQIPLNRIVLETDAPYFLPRQVNKDVCRFSHPGMGIHTLQELSLLKGEDMDTVLTTIRNNTTQLYGI